One segment of Candidatus Cloacimonadota bacterium DNA contains the following:
- a CDS encoding urea ABC transporter permease subunit UrtB: MVVVLGGVGQLAGTVYAALGLGILNKLLEGWTGAVLAKIAVLVFIIIFIQKRPQGIFAMKGRSAEA, translated from the coding sequence ATGGTGGTTGTATTGGGCGGCGTAGGCCAACTTGCTGGCACCGTATATGCAGCATTAGGGTTGGGAATATTGAACAAGCTGCTTGAAGGATGGACTGGCGCAGTCTTGGCCAAGATAGCTGTTTTGGTCTTCATCATCATCTTTATCCAAAAACGACCACAAGGAATTTTTGCGATGAAGGGACGGAGTGCCGAAGCATGA